CGGCCCCGCGAATCGCAGCTCACCTCAATCGGGTTGATAAGCGGACTCGACCTGGTGTGAATTGAACCATCCGGCCTAATCTCCGTGACCGCGCTGTAACCCCAGGAGGTAAGATAGTGACACAGGTGCAAACTGCCGGTGACCGGATCGAAGGCAAGCGCCGATACTTGGGCTGACTTGATGCCCGGTAGGCCGAGTACACTCCAGGACTGACCGGTTGCTGCGAACGCAAGACCCTGGCCCGCCTGCACGTTACCGCCCAGGCCGACCCAGACCGTGTCGCGAACCAGCAGCGAGCGGGCATCAGCGGAGAGGATCAGCTCGAAGCGATACTGACTCATTCCGTCACCCCGGAACAGACCGGTATCGGTCGCCACGTAGATGTCCAGACCGGAAACCGCAACATCAGACACCGTCCGCGGTTTGGCAAAGGTGAACACCGGCCTGAAACCACTCGACTCAAGCACGGCGAGCCCGCGCTCGGTAGCAACCAGCAAACTGTCGCGCCAGAACGCCATCGCCTTTACTGAATCACCAAGAGGCCGACGATACCCGGTCCAGCTCTCCAGGCTGCGGCAAACTGATGTCACACCCTGGTTAGTCCCGACCCAGTAGCGGTCACCGACCTCCAGCGAGAGCACCCGGTCGCTAAGCAGTTCTCTACGGGTCGCGACCGAGTAGTGTTTTATGATGTCGTCCGAGAAGTCAAGCGGGGTATCCGGGTCTTCAACTACATAAAGCCCGCGGTCAGTACCAAGAAGCAGCCGGTCGCGGTCCCAAGCCAGCGCTGTGACCTTTTCCGGGAGGTCGTTTGGACGATACACCAGTGCGAAACTCGATTCCTTCGGGACAACAGCAAGACCACCGCCATCAGTCCCGACCCACAGGTTGCCAGCTGAATCGAATGCGGCTGCAAGGCAGTTGTTTGCCGGCAGCCCATCGGTGTTAACCAGCTTCTGCAACGCCCAGACCCGACCCGGGTCAAACCACACGAGCCCGCCCCGGGTCGCTAGGACGAACATCGAGTCATCGGCTACGATGTCGTTGATGTAGTTGGTGTTGGTGTAGGTCTGCCACATGGACTCTTTGCCCAGGACAGAGCATGTTGACAGAAAGCCGAGGGCCAAAACGGCCGCACTGATCGCGGCTCTTGCCGGACGTATGTTCGTAACCATCAGAGCTGCTGACAGATTCTAACCCTACAACCGCTCCAGTCAATTCCGCTGGCCACAGTGCCGAGCAGCAACACCAAGCCGCACAACACGAAAGGTAGCAATACAGGGCTGCCTTCCAGCTTTGCAGCTCTTTTCCACTTGTCTCGTGGCGTCAGTGATTGCGTAGTAGTTCTATCTCGGTTCCTGGACGGAGCTGCCCCGCCGTCCGGAAAAGAAAAGCAGGAAACAGGCTGCGACCAGTGTGACAATGAACAGCGCCGACATCCTGGGCCCAGTCGCAAGCAGCAACGCGATACCGCCAAGCAGGGCTGAAACCAGATACAGGAGCACCACGGTACGGCGGTACCCCAGACCGAGCGAGAGCAGACGGTGGTGAATGTGCCTCCGGTCGGCCTCAAAGATACTGCGTCCCCGATATGTCCGGCGAATTATCGCACCAATAGTATCAAGAATAGGTATTCCAAGCGCAATGAATGGAACAAGCAGGCTAACGAGCGCAACATTCTTCCCCGCACCGACAAGAGCGATAACCCCGAGCACAAATCCGAGCACGGTTGAACCGGAGTCGCCCATGAATATCCGGGCCGGGGGAAAGTTGTAAGGCAGAAAGCCAAGGCAGGCACCGACAAGGGACGCGGACAGCGCCATCGTGACGACAAACCCGGCACGGAAAGAGGCAATCATGAACACAACTCCGGCAATCGCCGCAATACCAGCGGCCAGTCCGTCCAGGCCGTCAATGAAATTGATCGCATTGGTTGTCAGAACTAGCCAAGCTACAACCAAAGGATACGACCAGAACCCAAGTTCAAACGTGCCGACCAGAGGCAGGTTGAGCCGGTCCATTGGCGGGACGATTACTGCAAACAGACCGGCACCCACCGCCTGCACGCCAAGCCGTACCCACCAGGGCAAACTCTTGAGGTCGTCCCATAATGAGACCAGGAAGACCGGCGCCAGTCCGATCCCCAGTCCAGAGGCGAGGCGGCCGGTGAAAGGGTAATCACCCCACTGCATGGCAGCGAGCCCAGCCAGCCCCAAGGCCGCGGTAATTCCGATACCGCCCAGCCGTGAGATACCATGCGGATGAACCTTCCGGTCATCTGCTTCATCGTAGAGCGAGTACCGGCGGCCAAGCCGGATAAGTAGCGGTGTAACCGCGACCACAACCAGCGCGGCGAAGACTAAAGGAATCAGGGCATAGCCGATGTTCATTTCCTACTCTCCGTGGCTTGCAGTCTGCGTTTCCCCTGCCTCCACGAATGCTCGTATTCCTGGATCCCGATTGTCTGCGCGGCGAATAATGCCGCCGTATAGGCAACGAACAGAAGGTCAAGCAGAATCCGGCGTCCGTAACCAGCCCCGTCAATGAAGAAGAGCCGGTGAGACCTCAGGCGATGGAATTCACTCAAACGCTGCGCTCGGCGTCGACTTGCTCCAACTGCGTGCACGACCCGGGCCTGCGGCAGGAAATATACGCCCCAGTTGCGGCCCAGCCGCCGACAGATGTCCACGTCCTCGGCAAACATGAAGAACCGTTCATCGAACCCCCCGACTTCATCAAACGCTTGGTGCCGAAACACCATGAACGTGCCCACTACCGCCTCAACTTTGACCGGTTCGCGTGTATCCTCAGCCCCAAGATATAGGAACTTCCTAGCCTGTGGATATCCGGGCCAGATTCGACTGAGCAGCGACCGTCGACCAGCCAACACGTAGCGAAGTCTCGGCAGTCTGCGGGCCGACGGATGAAAAGTGCCATCCGGGTATTCAAGCCTGGGGCCGACAACTCCGGCGTGCTCGTACTCATCGAGAAATCTAACTAGCGCTGAGACCGCTTCGGGCAGAAACTCAACGTCCGGATTCGCAACCGCGAGATACCGCGCCCGCGCCAGTCTGGCGCCGCGATTGGCGGCCGCACCGTATCCCAGGTTCCGGCCAAGCTCAACAAGCCTCGCCCCTGCGTTGCCACACGCCATCCGAAGCGAAGCTTGGTCATCTGAACCATTGTCAACCACAATAACCTCAACTCCGACGTCGCCACGCGTGTGCTCAAGCGATGCCAGCGCACGCACTAGAGAATCGGTCGAATTGTAGTTCACAAATACGACGCTTAGCTTGGGGTCCATTGCCGGGCCACGAGAAGATAACCACTGCAACTTTGGAGTCAAGGACGCCCAAAGCTCAGTGTTGACAGACAGGCTGTCTCGTCTAACATGCAGTCTGCGCTGAAGCCACCTTATGATTGCCATTGCTCACCAGGCTCCGGTCCCGAAAAACAGGAGGATACAATGGAAGTTATTGAATCGGGCACAGCCGAGCTGTTCCAGCCGCCTGACCCGGATGGCTTCCGGGAATGGGTTCACACTAGGAAGAACACCGGCATGACCGACAAGGTCATGTCCGAGCATGAAGCGATCAGTCGTTTCGTGTCCGACGGCGATTACATCGGCACCGAGCTGTACGGTACGGTCCGGGCACCGATGTCACTCGTGCGCGAGCTCGTGCGTCAGGGCAAGAAGCATCTCCGCGTCGCGGGCCAGGGCATCCACGAGATTGACCTCCTGCTTGCCGCCGACCTGGTGGATACTCTGGACATCACCTATGTCGCTTGGGAAGTTTACGGTATTTCGTCATGTCTGCGCCGGGCCGTGGAGTCCGGCCGGGTCAAGACCGCAGAATGGTCTAACGGTGCCATCACCTGGCGCTTCAAGGCTGCGGCAATGGGCGTACCGTTTCTGCCGGTGCGCTCGATGCTCGGTACCGATACCCTGAGGTATTCAGCCGCAAAAGTGGTGCCCGACCCGTTCACCGGCAAACCCGTGTGTCTTATTCCCGCGCACTATTTAGACGTGGGACTGATTCACGTTCACCGGGCCGACCGCTATGGCAACTGTCAGATTGATGGCATTTCTGGCTTCGCGGCTGAAATGGCCCGGGCTTCGAAAAAGCTCATTGTCTCAACGGAGGAAATCATCTCAACCGACAAGATCCGCAAGTACCCCGAACAGACCATCATCCCGTATTACCTGGTTGATGCTGTAGTGGAGGCCAAGTATGGGTCTCATCCGGGCGAGATGTGCTACCGATACTGGCGAGACGGTGAGCACTTGCAACAGTTCCTCAAGGACTCTGCCGACCCGGTCAAGACCAAGGCGTACTTGGATAAGTGGGTTTATGGTCCGAAGAATCACCAAGAATACATCGAGCTGGTCGGCTTGGACCGCTTGCGCGAACTCGAAGCCCAGATTGGAGGCAGGTAATGAATCAGACAATGGCACCGTACAATGACACCGAGTTTCTCATCTGTCTTGCTTCTCACCTGATGGAGGATTCGAAGACCGCGTTCGTCGGCACTGGCATTCCAATGCTTGCCGCTGCTCTTGCCAAACGCACTCACGCGCCGAATCTCCAGGCAATATTCGAGTTCGGTGGCACCGGGGCTTCGCTCAAGCAGTTGCCGCTTGGGGTCGGTGACTCCCGGACGTTCCACCGGGCAGTAGCAGCCTCGGGAATCTGCGACATCATGGAAACCGCCTGCCGCGGGTTTGTGGATTATGGATTCTTGGGCGGCGCACAGATTGACATGTATGGCAACCTGAACACGACCGTCATCGGCCCATACTGGCCGCCCAAAGTCCGCCTGCCTGGGTCGGGCGGAGCCAACGACGTCGCTTCGTTCTGCTGGAAGACAATCACCGTCATGCGTCGGCACGATACCCGTTCGTTTGTCCCAAGGGTGGACTTTGTGACATCGCCCGGGTACCTCTCCGGTCCAGGCGCACGCGAAGCAGCCGGTCTCCCTCCTGGTACCGGGCCCTATCGCGTAGTCACGAATCTGGCTCTTATGGATTTCGAGCCAGTGTCAAAACGCATGCGTCTTATCGCGGTCCATCCTGGGGTCACGGTCGAGCAGGTAAAAGCGGCGACTGGCTTTGAACTGCTGGTTGCGGACAAGGTCGGTATCAATCGCAAACCGACTAAGCGAGAACTCCGACTCCTGCGCGAAAAGATCGACCCCGAACACTACTACATATGAAGCACCAGATTCTAAGGGCGAGGCACGAACCGAGAAAACCCGTTACCGGTGTCTGTCTCCCAATCCCAGCCCCAGGTTCCTTTGCTGCTGCGCTCCTCAGACTTCGTCCCTCCTGGATTTCCAGCGTGCGATGATTCTGTCAAAGCAACACCAATCTTTCAGGGAAGAACTGCGGCGCTTTGCACTGGACCACGTTGCGCCAAATGCCCGCTCTTGTGATGCTTCCGGCGACTTCGTCCGGCAGAGTGTCCAAGCAATGGCCGAACGCGGCTATTTGGGAATACCGTGGCCTAAGGAACTGGGCGGCATGGGACTTGATTATCTGTCGTATTCGATTGCGGTTGAGGAAATATCTCGGGTCTGCGCCTCGACCGGCATCACGATTGCGGCCCACACATCGCTCGGTACCTATCCGATCTACAAGTTCGGCACAAGGGAGCAGAAAGAGAAGTACATTCCACGCCTGGCCCGGGGTGAGTTCCTTGGGTCTTTCGGCCTTACCGAGCCTAACGCCGGCTCAGACGCCGCCGGCATCGAGACCACTGCCAAGAAGACCGATTCGGGCTACATCCTCAACGGCTCCAAACGCTTCATAACCTCGGCATCGTTTGCCGGCACGGTCATCGTTGCGGCCTCGCTTGACCGTTCGCTTGGCCGCAAGGGCATCACTTGCTTCATCGTCGAAACCGCCACACCCGGTTTCACCGTCGCTTCGGAGGAGAACAAGCTCGGACTTCGGGGTTCAAATACGGTTGAGCTTGCATTCGAAGACATGCTAGTACCAAAGGAGAATCTGCTCGGCCAGGAATACGACGGTTACCGTATCTTCATGGAGACCCTGGACGGTGGCCGCATCTCAATCGGCGCATTCTGCCTGGGCATGGCTCAAGCTGCCCTGGATGACCTTGTCAAATGGTTCGGCCAGCAGAAAAAAGTCAGTCAGATGCAGTCCAAGACAATTTCCGACGTAGCGATGGAAGTCGAGGCCGCCCGTCAGCTTGTCTATCACGCCGCGGTGACGAAGGATGCTAACATCCGGGCCGATAAGGAATGCGCCTTTGCCAAGCTTTACGCCTCTGAGGTCGCGGTTCGAGCCACGGGTGCGGCCATCGCTGCAATCGGCTGGCCAGCCCTCTCGGACGAACTTTCCCTCGGCCGCGTATACCGGGATGCCAAGCTTGGTGAAATCGGCGAGGGCACCTCCGAGGTCATGCGGATGATAATCGCCAAGGAAGTTCTGAAAGAAGCAGCAAAAGATGCATAGGACGGGGACCAGAGGCTTTAGGGTTTCTTGGTTCAGGTGCAGAAGCAGGCCTTGCTTTTCGCCAGCAGACCTGACTCTCGGTCCCTCGAACGTTTTCCGAAGGAGGAAAGATGGATTTCAACCTGACTGAAGAACAGAAGATGGTCCAGGATATGGCCCGGGATTTCGCCACTAACGAGCTGGAGCCTAGAGCCGCAGAGATCGACAAGACCGGCGAATTCCCTCATGAGTCGATCAGGAAAATGGCCGAGCTCGGACTACTGGGTATGGTAATTCCAGAACAGTATGGCGGCGCTGGCTTCGACTTTATCAGCCTGGCGATTGCTGTCGAGGAGATATCCCGCGCCTGCGGCTCAACTGGCGTCATCACCGCAGTCCACAATTCGCTCGCCTCTTGGCCCATCGCGAACTGGGGCACCGACGCTCAGAAGCAGCACTACCTGCCTAGAATGGCCAAAGGCGAACTGCTGGGTGCGTTCGGTCTAACCGAAGCGAACTGCGGC
This is a stretch of genomic DNA from candidate division WOR-3 bacterium. It encodes these proteins:
- a CDS encoding two-component regulator propeller domain-containing protein translates to MVTNIRPARAAISAAVLALGFLSTCSVLGKESMWQTYTNTNYINDIVADDSMFVLATRGGLVWFDPGRVWALQKLVNTDGLPANNCLAAAFDSAGNLWVGTDGGGLAVVPKESSFALVYRPNDLPEKVTALAWDRDRLLLGTDRGLYVVEDPDTPLDFSDDIIKHYSVATRRELLSDRVLSLEVGDRYWVGTNQGVTSVCRSLESWTGYRRPLGDSVKAMAFWRDSLLVATERGLAVLESSGFRPVFTFAKPRTVSDVAVSGLDIYVATDTGLFRGDGMSQYRFELILSADARSLLVRDTVWVGLGGNVQAGQGLAFAATGQSWSVLGLPGIKSAQVSALAFDPVTGSLHLCHYLTSWGYSAVTEIRPDGSIHTRSSPLINPIEVSCDSRGRVWFAHFASDGGLSVYDPGADTWGRVQWGPNSGWNVIDAFGIDRYDTKWVFNGEGMVVAVDSSGTRVEFDIPGLVPPPRGGFDFAFDSRGCVWLGLTVGLVRIDTRGTLRNRADDSYSIIANGLPATEVRSVAADPEDNIWLATPQGVAVWDGAGFRVYTSANSGLLDNNVYRVRADRSGRVWFLCQSGLSMYDRISGRWNNYTAQNSGLIKSEEGITDFYQALEIGTIRGIVVVGTQRGVSLLNIVPGQDTVSGLHILVYPNPCVLGVNDRVVISGLPEQSRVEIRTLTGMLVAQPIVDQGMRRAVWKPGRVATGVYLVEVLSPAGIRVERLALVGH
- a CDS encoding MraY family glycosyltransferase: MNIGYALIPLVFAALVVVAVTPLLIRLGRRYSLYDEADDRKVHPHGISRLGGIGITAALGLAGLAAMQWGDYPFTGRLASGLGIGLAPVFLVSLWDDLKSLPWWVRLGVQAVGAGLFAVIVPPMDRLNLPLVGTFELGFWSYPLVVAWLVLTTNAINFIDGLDGLAAGIAAIAGVVFMIASFRAGFVVTMALSASLVGACLGFLPYNFPPARIFMGDSGSTVLGFVLGVIALVGAGKNVALVSLLVPFIALGIPILDTIGAIIRRTYRGRSIFEADRRHIHHRLLSLGLGYRRTVVLLYLVSALLGGIALLLATGPRMSALFIVTLVAACFLLFFSGRRGSSVQEPR
- a CDS encoding glycosyltransferase family 2 protein, which gives rise to MQWLSSRGPAMDPKLSVVFVNYNSTDSLVRALASLEHTRGDVGVEVIVVDNGSDDQASLRMACGNAGARLVELGRNLGYGAAANRGARLARARYLAVANPDVEFLPEAVSALVRFLDEYEHAGVVGPRLEYPDGTFHPSARRLPRLRYVLAGRRSLLSRIWPGYPQARKFLYLGAEDTREPVKVEAVVGTFMVFRHQAFDEVGGFDERFFMFAEDVDICRRLGRNWGVYFLPQARVVHAVGASRRRAQRLSEFHRLRSHRLFFIDGAGYGRRILLDLLFVAYTAALFAAQTIGIQEYEHSWRQGKRRLQATESRK
- a CDS encoding CoA-transferase, whose product is MEVIESGTAELFQPPDPDGFREWVHTRKNTGMTDKVMSEHEAISRFVSDGDYIGTELYGTVRAPMSLVRELVRQGKKHLRVAGQGIHEIDLLLAADLVDTLDITYVAWEVYGISSCLRRAVESGRVKTAEWSNGAITWRFKAAAMGVPFLPVRSMLGTDTLRYSAAKVVPDPFTGKPVCLIPAHYLDVGLIHVHRADRYGNCQIDGISGFAAEMARASKKLIVSTEEIISTDKIRKYPEQTIIPYYLVDAVVEAKYGSHPGEMCYRYWRDGEHLQQFLKDSADPVKTKAYLDKWVYGPKNHQEYIELVGLDRLRELEAQIGGR
- a CDS encoding CoA-transferase gives rise to the protein MNQTMAPYNDTEFLICLASHLMEDSKTAFVGTGIPMLAAALAKRTHAPNLQAIFEFGGTGASLKQLPLGVGDSRTFHRAVAASGICDIMETACRGFVDYGFLGGAQIDMYGNLNTTVIGPYWPPKVRLPGSGGANDVASFCWKTITVMRRHDTRSFVPRVDFVTSPGYLSGPGAREAAGLPPGTGPYRVVTNLALMDFEPVSKRMRLIAVHPGVTVEQVKAATGFELLVADKVGINRKPTKRELRLLREKIDPEHYYI
- a CDS encoding acyl-CoA dehydrogenase family protein, producing the protein MILSKQHQSFREELRRFALDHVAPNARSCDASGDFVRQSVQAMAERGYLGIPWPKELGGMGLDYLSYSIAVEEISRVCASTGITIAAHTSLGTYPIYKFGTREQKEKYIPRLARGEFLGSFGLTEPNAGSDAAGIETTAKKTDSGYILNGSKRFITSASFAGTVIVAASLDRSLGRKGITCFIVETATPGFTVASEENKLGLRGSNTVELAFEDMLVPKENLLGQEYDGYRIFMETLDGGRISIGAFCLGMAQAALDDLVKWFGQQKKVSQMQSKTISDVAMEVEAARQLVYHAAVTKDANIRADKECAFAKLYASEVAVRATGAAIAAIGWPALSDELSLGRVYRDAKLGEIGEGTSEVMRMIIAKEVLKEAAKDA